In Subdoligranulum variabile, the genomic stretch CCCTGTGCCGTATGTCCACAAAGTAGGAATTAGGGGTAAAAATCAGAAATTTCCACGATTGCGGAAAGTGTGATATAATCCAGTTAAACGGCAACAATGAAACCGCCGGAAAGGAGCGTGCACCCATGAAAGGAGCAACAAGCATACAGGAACGCCTTTGGGAACTCCGCAAGGACAAAGGCTTAAATCTGGAAGAACTTTCAAAGCTGACGGGTATTTCTAAATCAGCCCTTGGCAGTTATGAAAAAGAAGATTTTAAGGAAATCAATCATGGAAACCTCATCACGCTGGCAGACTTCTATGGGGTTTCCGTTGATTATCTGCTGTGCCGGACAGAGAACAAGGAGCAGATCAACACGCCATTGACGGAGCTGCATTTGAACGATGAGATGGTTGCACTTCTGAAAAGCGGTCGGATTAACAACCGTCTGCTCTGTGAGCTTGCCACACATAAAGATTTTATCAAGTTTCTTGCAGACATTGAGATTTATGTGGACGGGATTGCCACCATGCAGATTCAAAACCTCAATGCACTTGTTGATACCGTCCGGCATGAAATCATTGAACGGTATCGCCCCGGCGAAGATGACCCGCATTTGAAAGTGCTGCAAGCTGCCCATATCAGTGATGATGAATATTTCAGCCACATGGTTCTGGATGACCTCAACCTGATTATCCGGGATATTCGGGAATCCCACAAAAAGGACAGTGAAAGTGCGCCCCAGACCACCGTTGCCGATGAACTGAAAGAAAATCTGGAAGCCGTCGAAAATTTCAAGGGCAGCCGTTTGGAAAAACTGGCAATGCTTTACTGCAAGCAACTCGGTATCAACTACAAAAATTTATCGGAAGAAGAATTTCGCTGGCTGATTCGGATTCTCCAAAAATCAAAGAAAATGGGAACGCCTATCAGCCAGAGGAAAAAATGGTAAAGAAAAACCGCTGTTGCATGGTTTGTTGGCTTCATTCCATGTAGCAGCGGTTCGTGCTGTGATTATTCAGTTAGAATTTCTGAAAGACAAGCTGGAAGTTATAGTGCAATCTTTTTCCATTTTCTAATCTTGGTTCTAAAGGTTCCGAACGGAGCAACTGTATTAACATGTATGAATTTGTATACTTCCCAGACAGCTGTTTTAGTTGCTTCGTCAGCCCATTTTCTCATATGTGGTTTAAATAATTCTTCCTCACTCAGAGAATCAATCATTGCATAAATAGAGTTGATATTCTCATTCAATCTGTCTTTCAATTCTTGCAGTGACAGCTGGGCATATGTATCTGTGAACCATTGATATAATTCGCCAAGCTGATTCCACTTAAAATTATCCGAAGGAGTTTTGACAGGAATACCCTTTCTTTCGTCTGATTCCCATTTAATAACAAGAGTTGTCCAGCCGACCTGATAAGCAAGATTTTCAGCTGGAGTTCGATCGATCTCATCAACTCTCTTATCTTTTAAATGCTCAGGAATATCATTAAATTCTGAAATATACTTTGCAAAGCTTTTATTTATCTCGTTTTTAAGCTCGTCTTTATTCTCATATGTTCTCAATAGTCTATCCCCTCAGCTTCCGATTTTCCGGTTTCAAAAACAGGAATTTTCAAATTAGTCTTTGCAAATAACCTTTGAACCTTCACCATCAATTACAATTCCCTGACGGTTGTTAATTGGGCATAGATTCAAATCCGAAAACTCAGTCATTATTTTCTCGGTAACTTTCTTAAATGGTGCTGTAAGATAATGCGGAAGAACATAGAAATCAATCAAATCAAGCCCTGCATCATCTTCTTGTGAGTAGTCCTCTGGCTTTTCATCCATTTGCTCGATATATTGGATGCTTGGAGCGCATATAATTGCGCCTGCCGACTCGCCAATCATCAATTTTCCATTTGCCAATTCCTTTTTCAGCAGCCCATCAGCTCCCGTCTTACGGAGCTGGTCCATAAGAAAAAAAGAATTTCCGCCGGTAAAATATATCACATCTGCATTTTCAAAAACAGACTGTATCGTTGAATAAGCCTCCGTTGAAATATCAATTTCAGTTACGATTGCTCCCAACTTTTTGAATAATTTTCGAGCCGAGCCGACATAACCGATGTAGCCTTCACGCAGCGAAGCTGTTGGAATAAATGCGACTTTCTTATTTTCAATTTCTTCCTTTATCAGACTTCCTACACTTGAAAAGTGCGAACATAAAAATAGTTTCATCAATATTCTCCTTTATAGATTTCGATTTATCATAATTATTCTACCATATCGTTATGAATAAATCATCTCATGCAAAATAATTTCTTCTGCCCGGTTGCGAATGTTATTGCAACGCTGCACCCATTCCATTTGACAGGTACGCTTTAATTCCTCAGTCACACCCTCGGCAGCTTTCATCTGCTCCATGATGGTATCGAACCGCTTCTGTGCCTGTTCGTTCAGGTCTGCAAGATATGTCCACAATTCTCCGGTCAGTATCAATGTGTTCAATCTGGCTGGATGGACTTCTCTTAAATATTCCCGGTGCATCCGTCCATATTTTCCGATGGGGCGGTGTTCCTCCGGCAGTTTCAAGTCTGGGATGTAGTAATCTCCGACAAGAATATAATCAATTCCGTTTTCCGTTATTCTTGGTTTCAATTCGCTCATGTTCCTTACCTCCTGTGGAAGTAGGCTCGTCTGGTACTAACTCAATCACATCGGTAATCTCACAATTCAGCGTTTCGCAGATACGGGCTAATGTATCCATGCTGATGTGCTTTCCCTCTTTGCTCATGTTGGCAATCATATTTGTTGTCATACCAGCAGCAAGCCTTAAATCCTCTTTTCTCATATCACGCTCTAACAGTGTGTGCCAGAGTGGTTTATAGCTGATGTGCATATTGTTTTCCTGCCTTTCTATCCATACCACCGGGGCGGCTGCCCCGGCAGGAACTTTTCTCTTATTATAACACCAATCTTGTGAAATCACAATTTATTCTTGTAGACTGCCGCTGATACCGTCTGGATTGTGCTTTTCCTTTCGTTTTTTGTTCCAACTAATTAGCCATGAGCTGCTTGATGCCCTGCGACTTGCTGGCCGGGTTATCCTGCCCGTAACCTTCCAGAAGGTTGATGCCGCCCCAAACACACAGGGCACCGCCGAGGCCCACAACGATGGTCTGCAAAGTAGTAACTGCGCTATTGAAAAATGCCATAAATTTACCTCCATAATTTCAGATTGTGATGTTGTTTTGATGGAAAAATCGCCGGTCAGATACCGGCGTCACAATCCGCAGACGGCCCGGAGATTAACGGTCGTCCAGCCATTTCAGCACGGCCAGCGAATACATTTCGCCCCATGCTTCACACATCTGGCGGTTTACTTCCAACACCATCTGTTCCGCCTCCTGTTTCGTTGGCGGGGTGTCGTGTTCTGCGATCCACCGGCACATAACCGCAGCGGAAATGATAGCCCGGTAGATTTCTTGCTCTGCTCTGAAATAATCCGCAAATGTCAATTCATCCGAGTATTCCATAGGCCGATACTCCTTTCAGTCCGCCGGTCATTCGTCCACGGCGGCCATATCTTCATCCGACAGGTCTATGTCGTAGAGGTCAAAGGTTTCCTCCTGCGAAACCACTCGCTGCCGTTTCCGGCGCAGGGCGGTCAAGTACCTGTCCACGTCAAAATAGTTCTTCTTGTCGGTGTCGGAAAGGTATTTGTAGCGGGGATGGCGGGTAATGTCGTATTTCTCACTGAAAAACGGTCTTACGCCGCGCACCTGCAAAATACACTTGCCTCCGTCCATCGTGGCGATCTCGTCCTGTGACATCAACTCCTTTCCTAACTTCTGATAATTCAATCCGTGAGAGGTCTGTGCGCCCCGGTTTTCACTCTGGTTGTAGCTGTCGATGGTTTCTTTGCCCAGCACGTCAGAGATTTCCTTGGCGTTTTTGCCCCGCCCACTAAGGAAAAGCGTACAGTCGCAGTTGTCGGAAATGATTTCCGCAGCGTCCTTGTAGATGGCCTTTAACTGTGACTGGCTTTGCAAAATAATAGAAGCCGAGATTTCCCGGCTTCGGATGGTGGCGATCAGCTTGTCAAAGTTGGGTATCTGGCCGATGTTCGCAAACTCGTCCAGTATCATGCGGACGTGAACCGGCAGCCGCCCGCCGTATTTATCATCGGCCCGGTCGCAAAGCAGGTTGATAAGCTGGCTCTGCACCATTGCCAGAATGAAATTAAAGGTGGTGTCCGTGTCCGACATAATCAGGAACAGCGCCGTTTTCTCGTCCCCGATGGTGTCAAGTTCCAGTTCGTCGTCCTCCATCAGCTCCCGGACTTCCCGAATGTCAAAAGGGGCCATTCTCGCGCCCGCGCTGATAAGGATAGAGGAACGTGTCTTGCCCGCCGAAAGCAGGAATTTTTTATACTGGCGGACGGCAAAATGGTCGGGGTCGCGTTCCTCCAATCGCTCAAACATCATATCCACTGGCGATTGAAATTCCGGGTCGTCCTCGCGGGCTTCGCTGGCATTTATCATTTCAAGCAGCGTCGTGAAGTTCATTTCTTCCTCCGGCGCTTCCTGCCAGATATAGCCGATCAGGGCCGTGTAGAACAGCCGTTCCGATTTCACCCAAAAATCTTCCGCGCTTTTTTCGCCCTCGCCCTTGGTGTTGCAGATCAGGGTGTTTACCAGCTTCAACACGTCTTTTTCCGAGTGCAGATACCGAAACGGGTTGTATTTCATGCTCTTGGAAAAGTTGATGGTGTTCAGCACTTTCACGCGGTAGCCGCTGCGGATAAGGAGCTGGCCCACTTCACCGATCAAGCTGCCCTTGGGATCGGTTATCACAAATGAGGTCGGATAGTCCTTGGACACGCATTGCATAAGGTTCGGCTTCACGAAGAACCGGGTCTTGCCGCTGCCGCTGCCTCCGATCACCAGAACATTTTTATTCCGGGCGGTCTTGGGGTCTTTCGGCCTGTTGTTCATCGTCAGCCGTTCCGTCTGTGTCAGCAGAATGTTGTTGTCAAAATTGGGGTCGATATAGGGGGCTATATCCTTGGGGCCGCCCCATCGGGCGCTGCCGTAGGCTCTGCTGGCCGTGGTGCAGCTTGGTCTTGCCCTTGTTTCTGGCTTCCAGAAACTTGCGGGCCGCCGCTTGTAGCACTTGGGCCGTCAGCTTGGCCGATTTGATGGAAAAGGCCATTGTCTTTTGGGTTACTTCCTCCTGCAATCGCTATCCCTCCTTTCGCAGAAGTGCGGCGGCACGGTTAAGGTGGCACCGTCAGCCGCCGCAGGAAACAGAAAAGGGACAGCCGCTTGCGCCGGTTGTCCCCGATTAAATCCTCACCCGCAGGCCGGAAAGGTCGTCGGCACGGATGCCAACCAGATACCAGTCGTCCCCGTACTCAATGCGGGTGGGCTTCCACCTGCCGCCCACCATCACGTCAAAGGTTTCCCCACAGTGCAGGCCGCCGTAATAGTCCGCCAGATCAAAGCGAATGTCGTAACGGTCGCTGCGCTCGTCGAAGATCAATGCACCCTGTTTCATAGGGCCGTCCTCCTTTCAGATTTTGCCGGTGTTCATGTCATGGGCCACCAGCGCGGTATAGTAACCGTTCATGGTGCTGGGGGCGTTGAACAGCATAGCCAACAGGTATTTCTTGATGTTGCGGATTTCCGAAGTGTTCTTGCTCAAACACTGGAACACAAATTCAATGTGGCTGCTGTCCAGCTTCATAAACTTGGATTTCACCAGCTCTGCCGGGTAATCGTCCCCAGCAATACGGATGGTCTTGCGGGCGCTGCACACGGTTTCCACCAGCAAGTCCACGATCTCGTCCAGCGTTTCCCGGTCAATGCCCTTGGCGTGCTGGCAAAGGTGTTCGTACTCGATGTTGTCCATGATGATCTCACGATAAATCTCTATGGCGCTCTGTGATTTCGCTCCCGTTCCTT encodes the following:
- a CDS encoding helix-turn-helix domain-containing protein, whose protein sequence is MKGATSIQERLWELRKDKGLNLEELSKLTGISKSALGSYEKEDFKEINHGNLITLADFYGVSVDYLLCRTENKEQINTPLTELHLNDEMVALLKSGRINNRLLCELATHKDFIKFLADIEIYVDGIATMQIQNLNALVDTVRHEIIERYRPGEDDPHLKVLQAAHISDDEYFSHMVLDDLNLIIRDIRESHKKDSESAPQTTVADELKENLEAVENFKGSRLEKLAMLYCKQLGINYKNLSEEEFRWLIRILQKSKKMGTPISQRKKW
- a CDS encoding ClbS/DfsB family four-helix bundle protein — encoded protein: MRTYENKDELKNEINKSFAKYISEFNDIPEHLKDKRVDEIDRTPAENLAYQVGWTTLVIKWESDERKGIPVKTPSDNFKWNQLGELYQWFTDTYAQLSLQELKDRLNENINSIYAMIDSLSEEELFKPHMRKWADEATKTAVWEVYKFIHVNTVAPFGTFRTKIRKWKKIAL
- a CDS encoding Type 1 glutamine amidotransferase-like domain-containing protein, with amino-acid sequence MKLFLCSHFSSVGSLIKEEIENKKVAFIPTASLREGYIGYVGSARKLFKKLGAIVTEIDISTEAYSTIQSVFENADVIYFTGGNSFFLMDQLRKTGADGLLKKELANGKLMIGESAGAIICAPSIQYIEQMDEKPEDYSQEDDAGLDLIDFYVLPHYLTAPFKKVTEKIMTEFSDLNLCPINNRQGIVIDGEGSKVICKD
- a CDS encoding TnpV protein, yielding MSELKPRITENGIDYILVGDYYIPDLKLPEEHRPIGKYGRMHREYLREVHPARLNTLILTGELWTYLADLNEQAQKRFDTIMEQMKAAEGVTEELKRTCQMEWVQRCNNIRNRAEEIILHEMIYS
- a CDS encoding helix-turn-helix domain-containing protein gives rise to the protein MISQDWCYNKRKVPAGAAAPVVWIERQENNMHISYKPLWHTLLERDMRKEDLRLAAGMTTNMIANMSKEGKHISMDTLARICETLNCEITDVIELVPDEPTSTGGKEHERIETKNNGKRN
- a CDS encoding Maff2 family mobile element protein — translated: MAFFNSAVTTLQTIVVGLGGALCVWGGINLLEGYGQDNPASKSQGIKQLMAN
- a CDS encoding DUF5348 domain-containing protein, which translates into the protein MKQGALIFDERSDRYDIRFDLADYYGGLHCGETFDVMVGGRWKPTRIEYGDDWYLVGIRADDLSGLRVRI